From a region of the Oryza sativa Japonica Group chromosome 6, ASM3414082v1 genome:
- the LOC4341303 gene encoding deSI-like protein At4g17486 has translation MGGAVSGGGAGAAGAGAGAEGEGAYTVVLNVYDLTPLNNYLHWCGLGIFHSAVEVHGSEYSFGAHDHPTSGVFEVEPKCCPGFMYRCSIFIGRTSLNPLEFRDFIQRMASEYHGDTYHLISKNCNHFTDDLSTRLTGKPIPGWVNRPAKLGAFCNCLLPESMRLESTGTKHLADCHFSDDSRTSSNEHFEDEDLEDKHLLSQSSVSEDAIVKEVHR, from the exons ATGGGCGGGgcggtctccggcggcggcgcgggggcggcgggggcgggggcgggggcggagggGGAAGGGGCGTACACGGTGGTGCTGAATGTGTACGACCTCACGCCGCTCAACAACTACCTCCACTGGTGCGGCCTCGGGATCTTCCACTCCGCCGTCGAGG TCCATGGATCGGAGTACAGTTTTGGAGCTCATGATCACCCAACGAGTGGGGTTTTTGAGGTGGAACCAAAGTGCTGCCCAGGGTTCATGTACAGATGTTCAATTTTCATAGGCCGTACGAGTTTGAATCCCTTAGAATTTCGAGATTTCATTCAGAGAATGGCTTCAGAATACCATGGAGATACTTATCACCTCATTTCCAAAAACTGTAACCACTTTACGGATGATCTCAGTACCAGATTGACAGGAAAACCGATTCCTGGCTGGGTTAACCGACCTGCGAAGCTAG GTGCCTTTTGCAACTGCCTTCTGCCAGAAAGCATGCGGTTGGAGTCAACTGGGACAAAGCACCTCGCGGACTGTCATTTCTCAG atGATTCCCGCACATCCAGCAATGAGCATTTTGAAGATGAAGATCTTGAAGACAAGCACCTGCTTTCACAATCTTCTGTTTCTGAAGATGCAATTGTAAAGGAAGTTCACAGGTGA